The following proteins come from a genomic window of Paraburkholderia youngii:
- a CDS encoding IS6 family transposase: protein MTEKLSPGVGKVLKRLHYPLDVMLLCVRWYVAYPLSLRHLEQMMAERGIAVDHSTVHRWALKLLPVLEKAFRRRKRTVGKSWRMDETYIRIRGEWRYLYRAVDKAGNTVDFLLRARRDKAAARACFEKAIDQNGEPETVTIDKSGSNLAALQAINAPRDVPIKVRQKKYLNNIIEQDHRAIKRRTRPMLGFKKFRCARILLGGIEVMHMIVKGQMDDGGVDQNPAQQFYSLAG from the coding sequence ATGACCGAGAAGCTGAGTCCGGGTGTGGGAAAAGTACTCAAACGCTTGCATTACCCGCTGGACGTGATGTTGCTGTGCGTTCGGTGGTACGTGGCCTATCCGCTGAGCCTGCGTCATCTCGAACAGATGATGGCCGAGCGCGGGATTGCGGTCGATCATTCGACCGTTCATCGTTGGGCACTCAAACTGTTGCCGGTCCTGGAGAAGGCGTTTCGACGGCGCAAACGGACGGTCGGCAAGAGCTGGAGGATGGACGAGACCTACATTCGAATCAGGGGTGAGTGGCGGTATCTCTATCGGGCTGTCGACAAGGCAGGCAACACCGTTGATTTTCTGCTGCGAGCCCGACGGGACAAGGCTGCAGCCCGGGCCTGTTTCGAAAAGGCAATCGACCAGAATGGCGAACCCGAGACCGTGACGATCGACAAGAGCGGATCGAATCTGGCTGCCTTGCAAGCGATCAACGCCCCGCGGGATGTGCCGATCAAGGTCCGCCAGAAAAAGTATCTGAATAACATCATCGAACAGGATCATCGGGCGATCAAGCGCCGGACCCGACCGATGCTTGGATTCAAGAAATTTCGTTGTGCCCGCATCCTGTTGGGCGGCATCGAAGTTATGCACATGATCGTCAAGGGGCAGATGGACGATGGTGGTGTCGATCAGAATCCCGCACAGCAATTCTATTCACTGGCTGGATAA
- a CDS encoding winged helix family transcriptional regulator gives MPTHTEDDNFAIEVVPVEQSANVFQRTHWLLRVEKPSVKDQRIQIAPLPDSQYVSEQELFMKFAVLTHSASLFQLLNENFMDNAVRCQLFHDDISLSRAMYREDFCAIFIELRCLDGNSAVLDRRRCYADRRAPLIVVGTFNDRASIEMAYAAGADEVVIAPYTGPELAARTYQTLRRFGQGTTPLDDDCVTVGAYTLERRTASILVGNESVRLTSREFAIAWMLFSNAGEYVSRRQIAAAVWGSTEDIIGRTLEQHIYKLRKKFGLNGLLGVQLRTMYAHGYRIELNGAQAIATCTSAVPQDVEIASHGVPDQPRGAACCLAPELRRPAAAPARVSAGAPYKNAERRVRANACRAPCCRRCRPGGAAFRRHRQGAGFPVRWQRHCLHACQPLRR, from the coding sequence GTGCCAACGCACACAGAGGACGATAACTTCGCGATCGAAGTGGTTCCCGTTGAACAATCCGCTAATGTCTTTCAGCGTACCCATTGGCTATTGCGCGTCGAAAAGCCGAGCGTAAAAGACCAGCGCATCCAAATTGCACCACTGCCGGATTCACAATATGTTTCGGAACAGGAGTTGTTCATGAAATTTGCAGTCCTGACGCACAGTGCTTCGCTGTTCCAGTTGTTGAATGAAAATTTCATGGACAATGCAGTCAGGTGCCAGCTGTTCCACGATGACATTTCGCTGTCACGGGCCATGTATCGCGAGGACTTCTGCGCGATCTTCATCGAGCTTCGTTGCCTGGACGGCAACAGCGCCGTATTGGATCGTCGCCGATGTTACGCGGACCGTCGCGCGCCATTGATTGTCGTGGGCACCTTCAATGACCGCGCGAGCATTGAGATGGCCTATGCAGCGGGCGCGGACGAAGTCGTCATCGCGCCGTATACAGGTCCTGAACTGGCGGCACGCACATACCAGACGCTGCGCCGCTTTGGCCAGGGGACGACGCCGCTTGACGACGATTGCGTGACCGTGGGCGCTTATACCCTTGAACGGCGCACGGCATCAATCCTGGTGGGGAATGAATCCGTGCGGCTGACGTCGCGCGAATTCGCCATTGCGTGGATGCTGTTCTCGAACGCAGGCGAATATGTGAGCCGCAGGCAGATTGCCGCGGCCGTGTGGGGCAGTACCGAGGATATCATCGGTCGCACGCTCGAGCAGCACATCTACAAACTGCGCAAGAAATTCGGCCTCAACGGGTTGCTTGGCGTGCAGCTGCGCACAATGTACGCGCACGGTTACCGGATTGAACTTAACGGTGCTCAAGCCATTGCAACCTGTACAAGCGCCGTGCCGCAGGACGTCGAAATTGCCTCACATGGCGTTCCAGATCAGCCTCGAGGAGCGGCTTGCTGCCTCGCACCTGAGCTTAGGCGCCCTGCCGCTGCCCCTGCGCGTGTTTCCGCCGGCGCACCTTACAAAAACGCTGAACGGCGCGTACGCGCCAATGCCTGTCGTGCGCCATGTTGCCGGCGCTGTCGCCCAGGCGGTGCAGCCTTCCGGCGTCATCGACAGGGTGCTGGATTTCCGGTTCGCTGGCAACGGCATTGCCTGCACGCGTGCCAGCCACTGCGGAGATAA